The window CGTCCAAAAGCGTCGACCAGCCTTTGACTATGGCCACCAGCTCGACTTTCGCCTCTTGTTGCGAGGCAACATCGACGCTGTGAGGGAGCTTCAAGATGCCAACAGTGGCGTCCGAGTCGTCCTGGAGGTAGGAGATGTATTTATTGCGACCGGACTCCCAGTCAGCGTCATAATTGGCTTTGATAAATGCCCGACTGGTCTTACAGCCTATGTACTGGAACTGTCTATGAGGCTCAGTTCCATGGCTCTGCAACGTACCGACGTCCACAGTTGGCACCTGGTACCAGAATTTCTTCTGTCTCTGGGGCCCAGACACATGTGTGTAGAAGGTTTTAGGGATATGCCTCGGCGTGAACCTAGGTTCGAATTCATTGTTCGTGCAATTGAATGCATCCCATGTTGAAGGTGGCACAAACTCCGTAGCCTTCCAGCCCTCCAATAACCGagagggcgacgccgtcttGTACTCATGCCATCTGGAGTTGATCTGTCGCCTTACCGCCGAAGGTGATTCCAAAATGAACCACTCTGTAAGTGGTGCGGTGAAACCCGTGTCCCCCAGCGGTGGATATTCGTATTCGAGATCACAAGGAAAGTATGTCGCGCCCTGCCACCCCATCCATGACCAACTAGGCGGTCCTGTGGTCGTCGGCGCTTCCAAGGATTTCTCAAACGGGCGCCTCCGGCGAAGCCTCCCACTCGAATGCCAGAGCAACGAGATGTCAAAAAAGATCTCGGGGTGCCCGGCTATGAAACCGTACGGAAATCTTTGTTCCAGATACGTGCTGATTCCAGAGAATGCGCCTGACACGTCTCCGTCAAAGGTCAGGTTCCGACGGTTGAAGTCCACGATCAGACTATGCAAGCAAGAGAGGCTTGGCACACTCGTCGAAAGCGCCAGGTGATCTTGCATCATCTGGCCGTGTCGGTCCGCCTCCGCATGGGACATGACGTGTTCGGACCACTGCACGCAGTTGCACTGCCACTTTACGGAACCCTTTGCAAAGATGAGCCGCCTCTTGGCAAACATCCGTTCCTGAAAGGTCCACATGCGCTGGTCGTAGTCGTAAACTTCAGGCTCCTTACCGGGTTCGAAGTTGCCCATCGTCGCCAGCCTCTCGCCCCCCGCCAAAGGTACGACATGCTGCTCCATGGCCCTCGGAGGAGAGATCCCATGCAGTCCGCGGAGGCCGTGCCCTGCGTTCTGCCCATCCTCGGCGATAAGGGTCAAGAAAGAGCTTGCAAAGATTAGATGCATGTGCCTGAGGTCATGGGCCAGCGCCGAACTGTCGTCCTGGACAATGCACAGGCTGTCGACCCAGAGCCTCGTTTCCCCCAAGGCCTCTGTGAGCCAAATCGCGTTGCGGATAGTCAGAGGCACCTCGGAGGCGATGGGGCCTGAGAACAAGACCCCGGGCTGCCTGACCGCTTCGAGGTTACTCTTCAGCGTCCGGAAATTCTTGGTTTGGCCCCAGGTGTAGGAGAGGGTGAGAAACCTCGAGGTGCGCTCGTCGCACGGGACAACACATCCTTGTACCACGTCGATCAACCACTCTGGGCGAAACGAACTCATGTCTGCAATTTTCGACTTGTCGCACTCGAGACCGTGCCGATCCATACATTCAGACCGCCAGGTTTTGATGAGGTTGATATCGATCCATTGTGTGTCCAATACCCTGCCCCGTCCCTTGTGGTGAGGGATGTCCGGCCGGTGAACCAACTCGAACTGTCGAGTCGTGCTCCAAAAAGACGAGCTCTTTTTGTAGTAGCTCACCCCTAGAAACGCCCCCGTGTTATGGCTCCATTTGACCAATTGCAGCTTTCGGGTCTCATACCGCGGCACAGGGCCGTACATGTATCTGGCGTTTCGGAGCCAGTTGGTATGGTCGCAGTCGTACGtgaggagatggccgactTCGCCCATATCAACAGTGAGCTGTTCATCGAACGGAAGGTCAAATATCTGCATGATCTTTTGGCATACATCGCATTCGGGGTCTGGTGTCGTGCTGGCGGCTGCCGCGGCCTCATTCGGGGTGGGAGTCATCGCAGAAAGGAGTAATGGTGCTAGACTGACAATAGGAAGACGGCACCAAGGACGACGCCCAGAGAGTGTTTAGTTGATGCCGGTCGATAGGGGGAAAGAAGTTCCCGCGGACGCATGGATATGTGTCAATGCCGATCCACGTTGAATGGAGCCGACACTCGAAAGGCCAACAACGGCACCACTTTCCTCTGATCAGCCTCTCAAAGAGGGGTGGATGCTGTTGCCTAGAGTCAGAGCTTATATAATCAAGTGCGGCAGGATGCCGGTTGCGCGATTTGATGCATGTGATCCAACGAGTGGGTGACGAAGACTATCAGTAGTTATCGGGATCGCTCGGGTGGAGCAGCCGGCAGCCGGCAGCGGGGCGGGGTCCGGTGGAGGTGGATCTAGTTGCCGAGACGCCGTGCACGGAGGCGGAGATTGGCCGGGAATGGCCGGCGAAATGACGAGCACAGTACGTAATATGTGCTTGATGGGAATCTATAGTATATGAAAATAAAAGTATGGTCTAGAGACGTGTTCTACAGATCTCGGCCCAACCAAAGAACATCCTCTCAATAACGTGCCATCTCTTCCCTGAGGCTAGCGACACTCTGATGTTTCCAAATCTTGTGAAAGCCTCTAGCGGAACTGTAGGGTATCAAAATCGAACAAACGCTTCTAAACTCTAAACTACAAAAAAAGACAACTTTCCAATGACCCAGGTATCATAATAGGCAACGCCAGCGATGCTGGTTTCGCTACAGCGGGCTAGTTCATCTGTTGAAAGCACGGCCTTGGGAGAAAGGACAAATTGTATGTATGGATACTTCAATGAGTCGATACCGCAGTGAATTCATGCTTGGATAGTTGGCGTTTGAGTGGTGTCCTGCACCGTTGTCTGGCGGTCGTATGTCCGGTCGTTGATGGGAACTATGTTTCCTCGACGTTCGCTTTGATAGAGCTTTGAGGCGGTTGGTTCTGAGGAATGAAGGGGTCTGCTCTAGGGTCAAAGGTCAGCTACTGCACCACTTTTATCCGCGTATATGAATCTAACCTGGGTACGAAGCTTGCTCGTCTACCGGTGGTTGATCCAGTAGATGAATCCTCCAACCCCAAAGATTCCCGTTCCCGCTGTGGAGCACCATGTTAGCGCAAACCGAAACTTGACCTCGCGCAAGCGAAGGAACTCACCCACGGCCAGCGTCTCCAGCACGGTGTGGTCGACgctcctcttcatcaactCGTGGCCAACCTCCATGACTCCGGCCTGGATGAGCCGCGCATCGAGAACAGGCATGACTGGCGAGCGGTACTAGATGCCTCGTGCAAAGCGTAGCGACGGTagcgacgatgacggggacgaagaagacaaagTGAGCGGAAAAGGACGGAGATGTTGCTCGAGGGATCGCCGGGATCAACAACCTCAACGTTGGGTGGGCAGCGGCGTGGGTTTAAACAAAAAAGGTGGTCCTGAGTGCACACATGTCAAAGCAACTTCAGGCTGGTTCCTCCGCCATCCCCCACTCCTCGTTGACGAGCGGGATGCGACGTCGGGGACCATGACGCCAAGATATTCGAAGCGCGCGTCTGGGCCCATATGGTTATGGGCTTTGGGGGAATCGGCTCATATTATCTCATTTCGGTTTCACAAGGGGGGCCACGAGCTCTGCAGCGAATTGAGTTGTCGAGCCCGGGGGGATGGTCCCATCGAGTAAGGTAGTTTGGGTGCCACCTTTTTGTCGGGCTGGACCGATCGAGGGAGGGGCATATCCGGATATCCACCGCTCATCTACAGACTGTCACCTAGTGATTTGCAGCTTTGATTTGCGGATCTTCAAGCCATCGTTGATGGGTGACACTGACGGACCCAGGACGACCGAATCCAATGAGTTGGATATGATGGCTGTCACCCGGGGCAGAGACAGCACAGTCTTCACTCGACCCCCACCCTCTCAACATTTCTAGAGGTTACACAGAGCATTTCTTTTGCGTAGGTTTCatttccctttttttctctctatGTTTTTAATTCTTTTGCTGTTTTTCTTTGTGGCTGCAGCAAATAGCGCCTGATGATCGTGGTTCTGCGACTTCTTGTGTGATTCGAACCGCGAAAGTGAGTCCACTCTGAGGCGATAACCACAGTGGGCCGCCGGGTTTCAGCCTCCTGAAACAAGGAGGATCACCGCACCGTCGCATGcgcaagcccccccccccccccccccctgctggACTGAAGGCCGCGTCGGCTTCTCTGCCCACTCCGGTCCGCCGGCCGCGGGGGGGGGTGCTGTACACGTATTAGACGACGGGATATAGGGGGGAGCGGCTCGCCGTCCCAAGTTGGCTTAGAAGTTGACAACCCCCCTTTCCAACGATCATATTATTGATGTTATCCCTTGCAACTGAAGCCGAGAGTATCTACATGAGCCGGCCGCGTGCGGCGTTGACACGAATGGAGTAACGACAACACCCGAGTGCGAGAGTGTCGTATGCAGCACGTGAAGTCAGCTTCCTCGCCGGAGGCCAAGAACCGGATCGTCAAACTTGGCGGTTGTGATTTCCTAGCCGCGTAACGGCTCGCGACGTCGTGGCCAAGACCTTGGCCGTCGGGGGTCGCTCAAGGCGCCGCGCCGACGGACGGCGACTGGGAAAGTCGTTCGTTCGTGAGAGTGCCGCACAATTTGCAGAAGCCACATCCCGGGCGGTGGGTTCAATAGCAAACGCGGCTTATGCAGATGGTCAGCGTTAAGCGTCAGGCATGGAGGCTTCTGTCTCGGACGCGGCGGCTGCGCCTCGTCGAAGGGGTTTCCAGAAGTTTTTTCCCACGTcaacgaagacgacgccaGTTGCAGgaccctttttttttttatatcTTATTTCAGGGGTCCTTGCTCGGTACTGACGCCGTCCCGACTGATTATCCACTGAAGATCTTGAAACCATCTACATCACGCCAGCCACGCCGTGGTTAATGGTTCGACCTGAGTCAAGCAGCACATCTCCCACCCAGCAAGTTTGGCGGTCCGTTCCGAGAAATATTCGCCGGTTGTTGCTGACTGTTGAGGCTCTCGCCGGTGTGTCAACATGCCCTATTGAGCCAGTCTCACCCACGCACTGCGGGCGAACGAGATTTATTCGGCATGTTATTCTCGCATATTGGTAACTTGCAGAGATCAAGACTAGGCTGTAGATTCCATATCCACGGCACCGGTGTCTTCGGTGATACAGGAAGAACTGAAACAAGTTTTCGAACCATATACGACTAAAGTAATGACCGTCATCTGTCTCTACGTTCCAAAGCACCGATGCAGAGACGATAAGCCGTCATGGACACGCTGAAACTAAGCCATAGGGCGTAGTCACACAATCTCGCTCTCTCACAGATTCCTTTGGTCCAGAGTTAAAAGCATTAAACAGTCTCATTCTTCTCTCCTACGAAATTTACCACCCCATGCCCAGCGCCCTCCCATCCCGTTCCGGCCAACCCCCCCAACCACCTCAAGCACAGAGCGTCAAGACAACATCCTGCTCCGCCGTGCACACCTTGACCTGGCTGCCCCCGGGACTCACGCCGCCCTCCCAGACGATGGCGGGACAGGTTGCCTGCCGGctcgcgacgacgaccttgctTCCCTTGAAGCCGTCCCCGAACACCGTGCTGAGGTCGTACcacacgccgccgccgccgccggcgtcgagggtgtAGGCGAAGACGAGCTGCGGCGCGCCCGTGTACAGCCCGTCGCGCGCCCGCGTCACCTTGAGGGCGCGCCCGCCCGTAACGGGGTCCCGCGCGAAGGTCTCGGCGTAGGAGCCGCCCCGCGGCGCGAGCGGGCCCGCGGCGCGGACGTCGCTGCCGACGGACCAGAGGGAGACCTCCGTGGCGCAGTTGTTCACGACGGTGGCCTTGCCGAGGGCCGCGGCCGGGGtcgctgcggcggcgaggaaggggaggagggtctTGAGCTGCATTCTGTGGGTGTTGAGGTATGTTATATGTTGTTTTGGTGTTAGGTGTGGTGTGATGTGGTGTGGTGGTTTTATGGAGGTGTGGTTTTCGTTTTTGACCTTGAGATCCGGATATCCGAGCCTTGAAAATGTGAGTGATGGCTGCTGAGTCTCAAAGATGGAGTGAGAATAGGCCAATGTCCTCGACTTATATACCTGACTGGAGACTGCCTTCTCGTGAAAGCATGCCACTGATGCCACCATGTGTCTCTGTTGGGACCAAGATCCACCGGGCGAGACGGTGCAGGACCAAGAAGCCCAAATACGAGCGTCGATCAGGGAATGTCACGATACCTCCCAAAAGgggccagcagcaggcgaTGCATAAGCTCGCCCTGTGGTATCCTCGACATGACCGCAGTCTGACGAACACCCCTCGCGGCCGTAGAAATATACCATCACACCATTTGGAGAATAAAAAAGGTTCCAACCAGCGAGACGATGTGACTTATTTCCACGATGCGCAGGTGCGAACACGAACGCATCCCTCGGCCGAGTCAGGTGAACAGATGACGGCGTATGGATCGACgacgggcgagggagggggtcaTGAGGTTTAAGACATGGACTGGGAATACGAGATTCCCCGTGCTGGCCTGGGCATGCTGCTGCATGCAACATCGGCTACCGGATGGCGAACCAGTGGCATCGTCGCGGGGCCTGAAGATGGGCGGGTCTGATGGGCTCatgaggagaggggaggggagggggagggactGCTCTACCGAGCTGTTCCCCGCATCCCTCGGCGCGGCTCCCTCGGAGACATCTGGGGCTGTGCGTGCCGCTGTTCATCTAGTCGCTAGCGCCCGGCCCGTCCGCACCGCCGTAGTTCTAATAGAGGGGCGAGAGGAGCTAGTGCGGGACGGCATGCCATGACGTTCTGCACCTGGTCGGCAAGAATAGCATCCTGCGAGGTGCTGGATGCGGATGGAGACAGTCGACGTTGATGGTCCGACACGGGTCAGCCCCAAAGTTCAGCCCAACGAGGAGGTTACCACCCAGCTCAACACGAATTGACTAGCGGCGGACGAACGGGCGAACGAACTGAACTGCAGTAGTAGGACGACTGCTTCTCGGGCGGGCAAGGGAT is drawn from Colletotrichum destructivum chromosome 6, complete sequence and contains these coding sequences:
- a CDS encoding Putative heterokaryon incompatibility, yielding MTPTPNEAAAAASTTPDPECDVCQKIMQIFDLPFDEQLTVDMGEVGHLLTYDCDHTNWLRNARYMYGPVPRYETRKLQLVKWSHNTGAFLGVSYYKKSSSFWSTTRQFELVHRPDIPHHKGRGRVLDTQWIDINLIKTWRSECMDRHGLECDKSKIADMSSFRPEWLIDVVQGCVVPCDERTSRFLTLSYTWGQTKNFRTLKSNLEAVRQPGVLFSGPIASEVPLTIRNAIWLTEALGETRLWVDSLCIVQDDSSALAHDLRHMHLIFASSFLTLIAEDGQNAGHGLRGLHGISPPRAMEQHVVPLAGGERLATMGNFEPGKEPEVYDYDQRMWTFQERMFAKRRLIFAKGSVKWQCNCVQWSEHVMSHAEADRHGQMMQDHLALSTSVPSLSCLHSLIVDFNRRNLTFDGDVSGAFSGISTYLEQRFPYGFIAGHPEIFFDISLLWHSSGRLRRRRPFEKSLEAPTTTGPPSWSWMGWQGATYFPCDLEYEYPPLGDTGFTAPLTEWFILESPSAVRRQINSRWHEYKTASPSRLLEGWKATEFVPPSTWDAFNCTNNEFEPRFTPRHIPKTFYTHVSGPQRQKKFWYQVPTVDVGTLQSHGTEPHRQFQYIGCKTSRAFIKANYDADWESGRNKYISYLQDDSDATVGILKLPHSVDVASQQEAKVELVAIVKGWSTLLDEFSEKRKTRASWDRSQEDIQLTAEEEEAERKLMAFPEDDRHKPWQEEWDIHDKLKLDCCFVLWVEWKDGVAYRKGSGMVLADRWDELKEAEEIDLILG
- a CDS encoding bys1 family protein produces the protein MSPSDPPIFRPRDDATGSPSGSRCCMQQHAQASTGNLVFPVHVLNLMTPSLARRRSIRRHLLGYPDLKVKNENHTSIKPPHHITPHLTPKQHITYLNTHRMQLKTLLPFLAAAATPAAALGKATVVNNCATEVSLWSVGSDVRAAGPLAPRGGSYAETFARDPVTGGRALKVTRARDGLYTGAPQLVFAYTLDAGGGGGVWYDLSTVFGDGFKGSKVVVASRQATCPAIVWEGGVSPGGSQVKVCTAEQDVVLTLCA